The Mycobacterium paragordonae genome includes a region encoding these proteins:
- a CDS encoding PPE family protein, producing MTAALDFAALPPEINSARMYTGPGSGPMLAAASAWHGLAAELRATALSYDAVLSTLTGAEWLGPASASMAAAAVPQVAWLSATAAQAEQTAAQAAAAAAAFEAAFAATVPPPLVAANRTQLAALVATNILGQNTPAIAATEAQYFQMWAQDAAAMYGYAGSSAAAAELSPFAEPQEATNPSGLAAQAVSVAQASGAAGQQSVLAQLISAVPSALQGLSGTSGPAGQGFWSDWGPNANVWNTIASTGLLVPGSTFGPFLDMLGGGAGAATDGAVAAAGNAVSESVGSTSGLAGVVSAGAGNAGTAGRLSVPPAWTAATPLTSPLHSALGGTPMVAPPPAGAPGMPGVPLGNVAGQPYGRAVPQYGFRPTVVARPPAAG from the coding sequence ATGACTGCCGCACTGGATTTTGCAGCGTTGCCGCCCGAGATCAACTCCGCGCGGATGTACACCGGGCCGGGCTCCGGTCCGATGCTGGCCGCAGCCTCGGCGTGGCACGGGTTGGCCGCCGAGTTGCGGGCCACCGCGCTGTCCTACGACGCGGTGCTGTCGACACTGACCGGTGCGGAGTGGCTGGGTCCCGCGTCCGCATCAATGGCAGCCGCTGCCGTGCCACAGGTCGCCTGGCTGAGTGCAACCGCGGCGCAGGCCGAGCAGACCGCCGCGCAAGCCGCGGCCGCCGCGGCCGCCTTCGAGGCGGCCTTCGCGGCAACGGTGCCGCCGCCGCTGGTCGCGGCCAACCGGACCCAATTGGCGGCGCTGGTCGCCACCAACATCCTGGGGCAGAACACCCCTGCGATCGCGGCCACCGAGGCTCAGTACTTCCAGATGTGGGCGCAGGACGCGGCGGCCATGTACGGCTATGCCGGCTCGTCGGCTGCCGCTGCCGAGTTGAGCCCGTTCGCTGAACCGCAGGAAGCCACCAACCCGAGCGGCCTGGCGGCACAGGCGGTGTCGGTCGCCCAGGCTTCCGGCGCGGCAGGTCAGCAAAGTGTTCTCGCGCAACTGATTTCGGCTGTGCCGAGCGCGCTTCAGGGACTCTCGGGAACGAGCGGGCCTGCGGGACAGGGCTTTTGGTCCGACTGGGGACCCAACGCCAACGTGTGGAACACGATCGCGTCCACCGGACTCCTGGTGCCGGGCAGCACGTTCGGCCCCTTTCTGGACATGCTCGGCGGCGGCGCCGGTGCCGCGACGGACGGCGCCGTGGCAGCGGCCGGTAACGCCGTTTCGGAATCCGTAGGATCCACGAGCGGCCTGGCCGGCGTCGTGTCGGCCGGTGCGGGCAATGCGGGGACTGCCGGGAGGCTCTCGGTGCCGCCGGCCTGGACGGCGGCCACTCCGCTGACCAGTCCGCTGCATTCGGCGCTGGGCGGCACCCCGATGGTGGCGCCGCCGCCGGCGGGCGCACCCGGAATGCCCGGTGTCCCACTGGGTAACGTCGCAGGACAACCCTACGGACGGGCCGTACCGCAGTACGGTTTCCGCCCCACCGTGGTCGCGCGGCCCCCTGCTGCCGGGTGA
- the eccE gene encoding type VII secretion protein EccE, which translates to MKAQRKLGLSLSWPRLTSVFLVDLLILVLASHAPDSWQGENRVAWWVGVGLAVLVTLLSIVSYHGITVASGVAAWLWDWSADPGTALGAGCTPATDFKRRFGRDTVGVREYRGQLVAVVEVDGGDGDPSGRHRHRAVAGGAAPFLPVAAVADGLRQFDIHLDGIDIVSVQVRGGAAVARASASLEEWQPEGWEANEGAGDRPAADRRRTWLVLRMNPQRNVAAVVCRDSLAATLVAATERLVQDLDGLTCTARPLTADELAEVDSAVLADLEPTWSRPGWRHLKHFNGFVTSFWVTPADIDSETLESLWLSDAPEVGATVLTMRLTTRARRPQLSAFVRYHSESRLPRDLTAGLNRLTGRQLAAVRASLPAPSSRPPLVIPGRDLRDHDELELPVSHEPEHATSSSAP; encoded by the coding sequence ATGAAGGCGCAGCGCAAGTTAGGTTTGTCGTTGTCCTGGCCGCGTCTGACCTCGGTCTTCCTGGTCGACTTGCTCATCCTGGTACTCGCCAGCCACGCCCCGGATTCGTGGCAGGGCGAGAACCGGGTGGCGTGGTGGGTCGGCGTCGGCCTGGCGGTCCTGGTGACGCTGCTGTCGATCGTCAGTTATCACGGCATCACGGTGGCCTCCGGTGTGGCCGCCTGGCTGTGGGACTGGTCCGCCGATCCCGGCACCGCCCTGGGCGCCGGGTGCACGCCGGCCACCGACTTCAAGCGTCGCTTCGGCCGTGACACGGTAGGCGTCCGCGAGTACCGCGGGCAACTGGTTGCCGTGGTCGAGGTGGACGGCGGCGACGGCGACCCGTCCGGCCGCCACCGGCACCGCGCCGTCGCCGGGGGAGCGGCCCCGTTCCTGCCGGTGGCTGCCGTCGCAGATGGGTTGCGCCAGTTCGATATTCACCTGGACGGCATTGACATCGTGTCGGTTCAGGTGCGCGGTGGCGCGGCAGTCGCCCGGGCCTCGGCCTCGCTCGAGGAGTGGCAGCCTGAAGGCTGGGAGGCGAACGAAGGCGCCGGCGATCGGCCGGCCGCGGACCGGCGCCGCACCTGGCTGGTGTTGCGGATGAACCCGCAACGCAACGTCGCAGCCGTGGTGTGCCGTGACTCGCTGGCCGCGACGCTGGTCGCAGCCACCGAGCGGCTGGTTCAGGATCTGGATGGGCTGACGTGTACGGCCCGCCCGCTGACGGCCGATGAGCTGGCGGAGGTCGACTCCGCCGTGCTGGCCGACCTGGAGCCGACCTGGAGCCGGCCTGGTTGGCGGCACCTCAAGCACTTCAACGGCTTCGTCACCAGTTTCTGGGTGACGCCTGCCGATATCGACTCCGAAACGCTGGAAAGCCTCTGGCTTTCGGACGCCCCGGAGGTGGGCGCTACAGTTCTCACCATGCGACTGACGACTCGCGCCAGACGGCCGCAACTGTCGGCGTTCGTGCGCTACCACAGTGAGTCCCGGCTGCCCCGGGATCTCACCGCGGGGCTCAACCGCCTCACCGGACGCCAGCTGGCGGCGGTGCGGGCCAGCCTGCCTGCGCCGTCTTCCCGTCCCCCCCTGGTCATACCGGGCCGCGACCTGCGCGACCACGACGAGCTGGAGTTGCCAGTGAGTCACGAGCCGGAGCACGCAACAAGCTCATCAGCACCATGA
- a CDS encoding PPE family protein → MDFGALPPEINSLRMYTGPGSAPLLAAVTAWNEIADEMRLAATAYESVISALVSDGWLGPASAAMTAAVVPYVTWMSATGLQAEQTAGQAAAAAAAYEAAFAMTVPPAVVAANRAQLLMLVATNFLGINTPAIAATEAEYAEMWAQDATAMYVYAANAAEAATLTPFREPDQTTNPGGPAAQAAAVSQASGSAVTQTELPQLMSTVPGSLQQLASPAAASPFDNIPQTGLLADILNFLDGNDGNPYGIFLNSNLVNGIVAAQFISPTIIFPATTDALADVEAVADGAAEAAPAAADASSATAGLTASQSGGVGAGVNQASFVGRLSVPPSWTTAVEVANRAVPASGAAVTAAPEAGAGMPGMPGMPAPAAYSRNWGNGPRYGFKLTIMPRPVAAG, encoded by the coding sequence TTGGATTTTGGAGCACTCCCACCTGAAATTAACTCGCTGCGAATGTATACCGGGCCCGGTTCAGCGCCGCTGCTTGCCGCTGTGACGGCCTGGAATGAAATCGCCGATGAAATGCGCTTGGCCGCAACGGCTTACGAGTCGGTGATTTCGGCTCTGGTCAGTGACGGCTGGCTGGGGCCGGCGTCCGCGGCGATGACCGCCGCCGTCGTTCCGTACGTGACGTGGATGAGCGCGACCGGCCTGCAGGCAGAGCAGACCGCCGGTCAGGCGGCCGCGGCCGCGGCCGCATATGAAGCGGCATTCGCGATGACGGTGCCGCCGGCTGTCGTCGCCGCCAACCGGGCACAGCTGTTGATGCTGGTGGCCACCAACTTCCTGGGCATCAACACGCCCGCGATCGCGGCTACCGAAGCCGAATATGCGGAGATGTGGGCCCAGGATGCGACGGCGATGTACGTGTATGCCGCCAACGCCGCGGAGGCTGCGACGCTGACGCCGTTCCGCGAACCCGACCAGACCACCAATCCGGGCGGCCCGGCGGCCCAGGCGGCAGCCGTCTCCCAAGCGTCGGGTTCCGCCGTCACGCAGACTGAGCTGCCGCAACTGATGTCCACGGTGCCCGGGAGCCTGCAGCAACTGGCATCTCCGGCAGCCGCCTCGCCATTCGACAACATCCCGCAGACCGGGTTGCTCGCCGACATCCTGAACTTCCTGGACGGCAACGACGGTAACCCCTACGGAATCTTCCTCAACTCAAATCTGGTGAACGGGATCGTCGCGGCCCAATTCATCTCGCCCACAATCATCTTCCCTGCCACGACCGACGCGCTCGCCGACGTCGAGGCCGTGGCCGACGGGGCAGCCGAGGCCGCCCCTGCCGCCGCTGATGCCTCGTCCGCCACGGCGGGCCTGACCGCCTCGCAGTCCGGCGGTGTGGGCGCCGGAGTCAATCAGGCTTCCTTCGTCGGCCGGCTGTCCGTGCCGCCGAGTTGGACCACGGCGGTCGAGGTCGCAAACCGCGCGGTACCCGCCTCCGGTGCGGCCGTCACCGCCGCACCAGAAGCCGGGGCCGGCATGCCCGGCATGCCCGGCATGCCCGCGCCCGCCGCCTACTCCCGCAACTGGGGCAACGGTCCGCGCTACGGGTTCAAGCTGACGATCATGCCGCGGCCGGTGGCGGCGGGCTGA
- a CDS encoding PPE family protein, which translates to MDFGAFPPEVNSLRMYSGPGSAPMLAAVSAWERLATELQSTAAAYDTVVSILTDDGWRGPASEAMLAAITPYLTWMTLTGVKAEEAATQAAAAAGAYESAYAMTVPPPVVAANRAELQLLVATNLIGQNTSAIAANEAAYGEMWAQDAAAMYGYATSSAAASTLTPFSAPPQVTDPAGQAGQATAVTQAAGTAVGTVQSQLPQLMSSVPSALQGLSAPAAALDAFPGSGLLADLLNFLDGNDGNPYGIFLNSSLVNGFVSAGYVSPAIVAPAAFAGLADINAVALGAQQQAIPPMGSGEGNASWIPANSPANPTNLPPLMDVAEASFTTGGGVTAGINQSAVVGRLSVPQTWTAATAVANHAGTAAPGGGWTSTAVAPQAAAGMPGFPGMPAAGMYGNNFGNPPRYGFRPTIMGRPPAAG; encoded by the coding sequence ATGGATTTTGGCGCATTCCCACCGGAAGTCAACTCGCTGCGCATGTACTCCGGGCCCGGGTCGGCACCGATGCTGGCCGCGGTATCGGCCTGGGAGCGGTTAGCCACCGAACTGCAGTCGACGGCCGCCGCATACGACACCGTCGTCTCGATTCTGACCGACGACGGTTGGCGGGGGCCCGCCTCGGAGGCCATGCTGGCCGCAATCACCCCGTATCTGACCTGGATGACCCTGACCGGGGTCAAGGCAGAGGAAGCCGCCACCCAGGCGGCGGCCGCGGCCGGAGCATACGAGTCCGCATACGCCATGACGGTGCCCCCGCCGGTCGTCGCCGCTAACCGCGCCGAGTTGCAACTGCTGGTGGCAACCAATCTGATCGGCCAGAACACCTCGGCGATTGCGGCGAACGAGGCCGCTTACGGCGAAATGTGGGCTCAGGATGCGGCGGCGATGTACGGCTATGCCACCAGTTCGGCGGCCGCGTCGACACTGACACCGTTCAGCGCGCCACCACAGGTCACCGACCCGGCCGGGCAGGCCGGCCAGGCGACCGCGGTGACGCAGGCGGCCGGTACCGCGGTGGGCACCGTGCAATCGCAGCTCCCACAACTGATGTCCTCGGTTCCGTCTGCCCTGCAAGGGCTTTCGGCGCCGGCGGCGGCACTGGATGCCTTTCCGGGGTCCGGACTGCTCGCTGACCTGCTGAATTTCCTGGACGGCAACGACGGCAATCCGTACGGAATCTTCCTGAATTCCTCGCTGGTCAACGGGTTCGTCTCGGCCGGCTACGTCAGCCCCGCGATCGTGGCCCCGGCGGCCTTCGCGGGGCTGGCGGACATCAACGCGGTGGCCCTCGGGGCACAGCAGCAGGCGATACCCCCGATGGGGTCCGGTGAGGGAAACGCTTCCTGGATACCGGCGAATTCTCCGGCCAACCCCACCAACCTCCCCCCACTGATGGATGTGGCCGAGGCCTCGTTCACCACGGGGGGCGGGGTGACGGCCGGAATCAACCAATCGGCGGTGGTCGGGCGGTTATCCGTTCCGCAGACCTGGACGGCAGCCACCGCGGTGGCCAACCACGCCGGCACGGCCGCACCCGGTGGCGGGTGGACCAGTACCGCGGTTGCGCCGCAGGCCGCCGCGGGCATGCCCGGCTTCCCCGGTATGCCGGCTGCCGGCATGTACGGCAACAACTTCGGCAATCCTCCGCGCTACGGGTTCCGGCCGACGATCATGGGGCGCCCGCCCGCCGCTGGATGA
- the mycP gene encoding type VII secretion-associated serine protease mycosin encodes MQRSDTGSSRSRRGRAFSATVAAMLLTSGALAGMPPAYAIAPPTIDPGALPPDSPPGPVAPMKQNSYCTEVGVMPGTDFKVPPKYMEMLNLNEAWQFGRGEGIKVAVIDTGVTPHPRLPRLIPGGDYVMAGGDGLSDCDAHGTLVASMIGGAPANGAAPPPASPRRPVTIPTTEKPPPPQTVTLSPVPGPTITMIPAPPPSPSEGAGPGPAPGPGQAPSGNRGGGTVTIPGYAGGGKVLPVDHPRNPHPLAPSTTTSPAPSTSSSSSTPPPPPPPSPNAAPPDAFSGIAPEVELISIRQSSQAFGLKDAYTGDEDPQTVAKIDSVETMARAIVHAANMGASVINISDVTCMSARNVVDQRTLGAAVHYAAVDKNALIVAAAGDSSKKDCKQNTIFDPLSPNDPRAWNAVTTVVTPSWFSDYVLTVGAVDTSGQPLSQMSIAGPWVSISAPGTDVMGLSPRDDGLINAIDGPDNTLLVPAGTSFATAIVSGVAALVRAKFPELSSYQVMQRLIHTARPPARGVDNQVGYGVVDPVAALTWDVPQGPSQAPKQLSAPLSLPKPPAPRNMAPVWVATGGLAAALLIGGAVFGTASLMRRSRKQR; translated from the coding sequence ATGCAGCGATCCGATACCGGTAGCAGCCGCTCGCGGCGCGGTCGCGCGTTCAGCGCGACCGTCGCCGCGATGCTGCTGACCTCCGGCGCGCTCGCCGGGATGCCTCCTGCATATGCGATTGCGCCTCCGACGATCGATCCGGGGGCGCTTCCTCCTGACAGCCCGCCCGGGCCGGTCGCACCCATGAAGCAGAACTCCTACTGCACGGAGGTCGGGGTAATGCCCGGCACCGACTTCAAGGTGCCGCCGAAGTACATGGAGATGTTGAATCTCAATGAGGCGTGGCAGTTCGGCCGCGGCGAGGGGATCAAGGTCGCCGTCATCGACACCGGGGTCACTCCGCACCCGAGGTTGCCGCGCCTGATTCCGGGTGGCGACTACGTCATGGCGGGCGGAGACGGGCTGTCTGACTGTGACGCCCACGGCACCTTGGTGGCCTCGATGATCGGTGGGGCGCCCGCCAACGGGGCCGCGCCTCCGCCGGCGTCGCCGCGCCGGCCGGTGACCATTCCGACCACCGAGAAGCCGCCGCCACCGCAGACCGTGACGCTGTCACCGGTGCCCGGCCCGACCATCACGATGATTCCGGCACCACCGCCATCGCCGTCGGAAGGGGCCGGGCCCGGCCCGGCTCCCGGTCCGGGGCAGGCTCCCTCGGGCAACCGCGGGGGCGGCACGGTGACAATCCCCGGTTATGCGGGCGGCGGGAAGGTGCTTCCCGTGGACCATCCGCGCAATCCGCACCCGCTGGCTCCGTCGACGACCACCAGCCCGGCGCCGTCTACCTCGTCTTCCTCGTCCACCCCGCCCCCGCCACCGCCGCCGAGTCCCAATGCGGCACCCCCGGACGCGTTCAGTGGGATCGCACCGGAGGTGGAGTTGATCTCGATCCGGCAGTCCAGCCAGGCTTTCGGCCTCAAGGACGCCTATACCGGAGACGAGGACCCGCAGACGGTGGCCAAGATCGACAGCGTCGAGACCATGGCGCGCGCGATCGTGCACGCCGCCAACATGGGAGCTTCGGTGATCAACATCTCCGATGTGACCTGCATGAGTGCCCGCAACGTGGTGGACCAGCGCACGCTGGGTGCCGCGGTGCATTACGCCGCGGTCGACAAGAACGCACTGATCGTGGCGGCGGCCGGCGACAGCAGCAAGAAGGACTGCAAGCAGAACACCATCTTCGACCCGCTGTCGCCCAACGACCCCCGCGCCTGGAACGCCGTGACCACGGTGGTGACCCCCTCGTGGTTCAGCGACTACGTGCTCACCGTCGGCGCCGTCGACACCAGCGGTCAACCGCTGTCGCAGATGAGCATCGCCGGGCCGTGGGTGTCGATCTCGGCACCCGGGACCGACGTCATGGGGCTCTCGCCCCGCGACGACGGATTGATCAACGCGATCGACGGTCCGGACAACACGTTGCTGGTTCCCGCGGGCACCAGCTTCGCGACCGCGATCGTGTCCGGGGTGGCCGCACTCGTGCGGGCCAAGTTCCCTGAACTGTCGTCGTATCAGGTGATGCAGCGGCTGATCCACACGGCCAGGCCGCCCGCCCGGGGCGTCGACAATCAGGTCGGTTACGGTGTGGTCGACCCGGTCGCGGCATTGACATGGGACGTCCCGCAAGGACCGTCGCAGGCACCTAAACAACTCTCGGCGCCGCTGTCGCTGCCGAAGCCGCCCGCCCCGCGCAACATGGCGCCGGTGTGGGTGGCCACCGGGGGCCTGGCTGCGGCATTACTGATAGGCGGAGCAGTGTTCGGTACAGCTTCTTTGATGCGACGATCGCGGAAACAACGATGA
- the eccA gene encoding type VII secretion AAA-ATPase EccA produces the protein MTRAQSAAEDARNAMVAGLLASGISVNGLQPSHNPQVAAQMFTTATKLDPGMCDAWLARILAGDQSLEVLAGAWAAVRTFGWETRRLGVTDLQFRPEVSDGLFLRLAVTSVDSLACAYAAVLAENKRYKEAAELLDSTEPRHPFDTELVTYVRGVLYFRTKRWPDVLTQFPEATPWRHPELKAAGAAMATTALASLGVFEEAFRRGQDAIEGDRVPGAANIALYTQGMCLRHVGREEEAVELLRRVYSRDAKFTPAREALDNPNFRLVLTDPETIEARTDPWDPESAPSRAQTEAARHAVEAAKYLAEGDAELNAMLGMEQAKREIKLIKSTTKVNLARAKMGLPVPLTSRHTLLLGPPGTGKTSVARAFAKQLCGLTVLRKPLVVETSRTKLLGRYMADAEKNAEEMLEGALGGAVFFDEMHTLHEKGYQQGDPYGNAIINTLLLYMENHRDELVVFGAGYAKAMEKMLEVNQGLRRRFSTVIEFFSYTPEELVALTVLMGRENEDVITEEEASVLLPSYTKFYNDETYSEDGDLIRGIDMLGNAGFVRNVVEKARDHRSFRLDDEDLDAVLNSDFTEFSEAQLRRFRELTRDDLAEGLSAAVAEERKNK, from the coding sequence ATGACCCGCGCGCAGTCAGCCGCCGAAGATGCCAGAAACGCTATGGTCGCCGGACTCCTGGCTTCGGGCATCTCGGTCAACGGACTGCAGCCGAGCCATAACCCGCAGGTCGCGGCGCAGATGTTCACCACCGCCACCAAGCTCGACCCAGGTATGTGCGACGCGTGGCTGGCGCGCATCCTGGCCGGTGACCAGAGCCTCGAGGTGCTGGCCGGAGCCTGGGCGGCGGTAAGGACCTTCGGGTGGGAGACCCGCCGGCTCGGCGTCACTGACCTGCAGTTCCGTCCCGAGGTGTCCGACGGGCTGTTCCTGCGTCTGGCCGTCACCAGTGTGGATTCGCTGGCCTGCGCCTACGCCGCGGTGCTGGCCGAGAACAAGCGCTACAAGGAAGCCGCCGAGCTGCTCGACTCGACCGAGCCCCGGCACCCGTTCGACACGGAACTGGTGACGTATGTGCGGGGCGTGCTCTACTTCCGCACCAAGCGCTGGCCGGACGTGCTGACGCAGTTCCCGGAGGCCACACCCTGGCGGCACCCCGAGCTGAAGGCGGCGGGGGCGGCCATGGCCACCACCGCGCTGGCTTCGCTCGGAGTCTTCGAGGAGGCCTTCCGGCGCGGACAGGACGCCATTGAGGGCGACCGGGTGCCGGGTGCGGCCAACATCGCCCTGTACACCCAGGGCATGTGCCTGCGGCACGTGGGCCGCGAAGAGGAAGCCGTCGAACTGCTGCGCCGCGTGTATTCGCGCGACGCGAAATTCACCCCGGCCCGCGAAGCGCTGGACAACCCGAACTTCCGCCTGGTCCTGACCGACCCGGAGACGATCGAGGCGCGCACCGATCCCTGGGATCCGGAGAGCGCACCATCGCGCGCCCAGACCGAAGCCGCCCGCCATGCCGTGGAAGCGGCGAAGTATCTGGCCGAGGGCGATGCCGAGCTCAACGCGATGCTGGGCATGGAGCAGGCCAAGCGCGAAATCAAGCTGATCAAGTCGACCACCAAGGTGAATCTGGCGCGGGCGAAGATGGGACTCCCGGTTCCGTTGACGTCCCGGCACACCCTGTTGCTCGGGCCGCCCGGCACCGGCAAGACATCGGTCGCCCGGGCGTTCGCCAAGCAGTTGTGCGGCCTCACGGTGCTGCGCAAACCGCTGGTCGTGGAGACCAGCCGCACGAAGCTGCTGGGCCGCTACATGGCCGACGCCGAGAAGAACGCCGAGGAGATGCTCGAGGGCGCGCTGGGCGGCGCGGTGTTCTTCGACGAGATGCACACCCTGCACGAGAAGGGCTACCAGCAGGGCGACCCGTACGGCAACGCCATCATCAACACCCTGCTGCTGTACATGGAGAACCATCGCGACGAGCTGGTGGTGTTCGGCGCCGGATACGCCAAAGCCATGGAAAAGATGCTCGAGGTCAATCAGGGTCTGCGACGGCGCTTTTCGACCGTCATCGAGTTCTTCAGCTACACGCCCGAGGAACTCGTCGCGCTGACCGTGCTGATGGGCCGGGAGAACGAGGACGTCATCACCGAGGAAGAGGCCTCGGTGTTGCTGCCGTCCTACACCAAGTTCTACAACGACGAGACGTACTCCGAGGACGGCGACCTGATTCGCGGCATCGACATGCTCGGCAACGCCGGCTTCGTCCGCAATGTGGTGGAGAAGGCGCGCGACCACCGCAGCTTCCGGCTTGATGACGAGGACCTGGACGCGGTGCTCAACAGTGACTTCACCGAGTTCAGCGAAGCCCAGTTGCGCCGTTTCCGTGAGCTCACCCGCGACGACCTCGCCGAGGGACTCAGCGCCGCGGTCGCCGAGGAGCGCAAGAACAAGTAG
- the eccD gene encoding type VII secretion integral membrane protein EccD translates to MTAVADAPQTDIEGVSSPRAVVVGIMAGEGVQIGVLLDANAPVSVMTDPLLKVINSRLRELGETPLEATGRGRWALCLVDGTPLRATQSLTEQDVYDGDRLWIRFVNDTEHRSQVIEHISTAVSANLSKRFAAIDPVVAVQVGATMVASGVILASGVLGWWRWHHNTWLTTIFTAIVAALVLTVSVMLLMRAKTDADRRAADIMLMSGLVPVTVAAAAAPPGPVGSPQAVLGFGVLTVAAALALRFTGRRLSIYTAIVTVASLVTIASLARMVAATSAVTMLSCLVLACVILYHAAPALSRRLAGIRLPVFPSATSRWVFEARPDLPTTVVRSEGGPPTLEGPASVRDVLLQAERARSFLSGLLVGLGVLMVVCLTALSNPHTHERWLPLLLASFSAGFLLLRGRSYVDRWQAITLATTGVLIIAAVLVRYALVLASPLSVSISAAILVALPAAGLTAAAVVPNTIYSPLFRKFVEWLEYLCLMPIFPLALWLMNVYAAIRYR, encoded by the coding sequence ATGACCGCAGTAGCTGATGCGCCACAGACTGACATTGAGGGCGTTTCGTCGCCCCGGGCTGTGGTCGTCGGAATCATGGCCGGCGAGGGGGTGCAGATCGGCGTTCTGTTGGACGCCAACGCCCCGGTTTCGGTGATGACCGACCCACTGTTGAAGGTGATCAACAGCCGGCTCCGGGAGCTGGGGGAGACCCCGCTGGAGGCCACCGGCCGCGGCCGGTGGGCGCTGTGCCTGGTTGACGGCACGCCGCTGCGCGCCACCCAGTCGCTGACCGAGCAGGATGTCTACGACGGCGACCGGCTGTGGATCCGGTTCGTCAACGACACCGAGCACCGGTCACAGGTCATCGAGCACATTTCGACCGCCGTCTCGGCCAACCTCAGCAAGCGGTTCGCGGCGATCGACCCGGTCGTCGCCGTTCAGGTCGGTGCCACCATGGTGGCGTCCGGCGTGATTCTGGCCTCCGGAGTGCTCGGCTGGTGGCGCTGGCACCACAACACCTGGCTGACCACCATCTTCACCGCGATCGTCGCCGCCCTGGTGCTGACCGTTTCGGTGATGCTCCTGATGCGCGCCAAGACGGACGCGGACCGCCGGGCCGCCGACATCATGCTGATGAGCGGCCTGGTTCCGGTGACGGTTGCGGCCGCTGCGGCGCCGCCCGGGCCGGTCGGGTCTCCGCAGGCCGTGCTCGGCTTCGGTGTCCTGACGGTGGCGGCGGCGCTGGCGCTGCGGTTCACCGGGCGCCGGCTGTCCATCTACACCGCGATCGTGACGGTGGCCTCGCTGGTGACCATCGCCAGCCTGGCCAGGATGGTGGCGGCCACCAGTGCTGTGACCATGCTGTCCTGCCTGGTGCTGGCCTGCGTGATCCTCTACCACGCCGCTCCGGCGCTGTCCCGGCGCCTGGCGGGGATCCGGCTGCCGGTGTTCCCCTCCGCGACCAGCCGCTGGGTGTTCGAGGCCCGGCCCGACCTGCCGACCACCGTGGTGCGCTCCGAGGGCGGCCCGCCGACCCTGGAGGGACCGGCCTCGGTTCGCGACGTGCTGCTGCAGGCCGAGCGGGCACGGTCGTTCCTCAGTGGCCTGCTGGTGGGCCTCGGTGTCCTGATGGTCGTGTGCCTGACCGCGTTGTCCAACCCGCACACCCACGAGCGGTGGCTGCCGCTGCTGCTGGCCAGCTTCAGCGCCGGGTTCCTGCTGCTGCGCGGCCGCTCCTACGTGGACCGCTGGCAGGCCATCACCCTGGCCACTACCGGCGTGCTGATCATCGCGGCGGTGCTGGTGCGCTACGCGCTCGTGCTCGCCTCGCCGCTGTCGGTGTCGATTTCCGCGGCAATCCTGGTGGCGCTGCCGGCCGCCGGTCTGACGGCTGCCGCCGTCGTACCGAACACCATCTACAGCCCGCTGTTCCGCAAGTTCGTGGAATGGCTCGAGTACCTCTGCCTCATGCCGATCTTCCCGCTGGCATTGTGGTTGATGAATGTCTATGCAGCGATCCGATACCGGTAG